One segment of Flammeovirga agarivorans DNA contains the following:
- a CDS encoding alpha/beta hydrolase, translating to MNKQTMRKSLFIYLVMSLFYSTTYGQELIELWDEKDIPNYKSTAEREDIAKRDITFISKVQKPTLEIFLPSERNANGKAILILPGGGYGGVAYDWEGTDYAKWLNAQGIAAFVLKYRSPQAASVIESYKAPIQDAQRAIRWIKRNAQKLHIKKELVGVMGSSAGGHLASTLATHSTSYYEATDEIDKESFQVSFMMLIYPVVSMKKGITHMGSRNNLLGKEPTKQLIEQFSNEEQVTEKTPKAFIVHSADDGAVPVQNSLVLYDALLKNNISTDMHLYPKGGHGYGFGKSNADAPDWTAVAEGWLNSW from the coding sequence ATGAACAAACAGACAATGAGGAAATCTCTTTTTATTTACTTAGTGATGAGTCTTTTTTATTCAACAACTTACGGACAAGAACTAATAGAATTATGGGATGAAAAAGATATTCCCAATTATAAATCCACCGCAGAGCGTGAAGATATAGCAAAGCGAGATATTACGTTTATCAGCAAAGTACAAAAGCCAACATTAGAAATATTTTTGCCTTCAGAAAGAAATGCAAACGGCAAAGCAATATTAATATTACCGGGAGGCGGCTATGGAGGTGTAGCCTATGATTGGGAAGGTACAGACTATGCAAAATGGTTGAACGCACAAGGGATTGCAGCTTTTGTATTGAAGTATAGATCGCCTCAAGCAGCGTCTGTCATAGAGTCTTATAAAGCACCCATTCAAGATGCTCAAAGGGCCATTCGATGGATCAAAAGGAATGCACAAAAGCTACATATTAAAAAAGAATTAGTAGGTGTAATGGGTTCTTCAGCAGGTGGGCATCTAGCATCCACATTAGCCACACATTCTACTAGTTATTATGAGGCTACCGATGAAATTGATAAAGAGTCCTTTCAAGTTAGTTTTATGATGCTAATTTATCCTGTTGTTTCTATGAAAAAAGGAATAACACATATGGGTTCTAGAAATAACCTTCTTGGTAAAGAACCAACGAAACAATTAATAGAGCAATTCTCGAATGAAGAGCAGGTGACAGAGAAAACACCTAAAGCTTTTATTGTTCATTCAGCTGATGATGGAGCAGTGCCGGTCCAGAACTCTCTAGTTTTATATGATGCCTTACTGAAGAACAATATCAGTACAGATATGCATCTCTACCCCAAGGGCGGGCATGGTTATGGTTTCGGAAAGTCCAATGCTGATGCTCCAGATTGGACAGCAGTAGCAGAAGGTTGGTTAAATAGCTGGTAG
- a CDS encoding MBG domain-containing protein: MKFFLLNLLTITFLFSFTQASLAEDVTGDVIYVDATSGNDSNDGTELSPLKSLTKALSTDHLQQKVATIIYVKGTFTEDKNITLKGSNNSTSRYDVTIKSWGDEQAVFQGDKAYGARFMKIQVTDMVFENVTIRDFGNADNGGALFIDWSANVEIRSCNIIGNKALYNASKKVGGGAIHTAGFLKVYDSYFAENFSEDKGAAISVALKDLTMENTLIYNNSTNAGGTEYGGAIMVAANDKNDANLKMNNTTIVGNYSNFAAGGAAGIILLDHKKGPKVNILEFRNNLLYNYVDGKSQNWSVDLFAKQARIIEEAQNLEYNVLNVKNATVEFGENSTNQVISNIFDEEDPELIVKNVKEQMKVGTSLAVDENGAFVLPKNDKGVYYLPIYFGSVAIDNGYNTGTNDIVGNAAIGGGKDVGQYEFSGSPATIKLTSASEIEYTGEAINTPTFSIEDEGGNDISGEVTLTVTYNDGTDLPLMPGVYTVKATLDVLESGFNAELVTEITVTKQSAAITLTTEDLSATYDGTEKTVGVTSDYNYTITYQEGEEDPTTTAPVNAGEYTVVASIDETLYRGEATATLTIDKATVTLSETSATATYNAMAQSYGFKITGAADEDLTDVVNADVTYDSETEVPFDANAYAVVVTVNDMNYKSDATLEGTFTIEKADVEFTVGEDKSFVYNGEKQTPEITVTPEVDFDVEISGEDNTLGIDVAEYTATATITDPNYEGSVAVDYEITKATATIQLFDLVHLNDGNVKAASYKVLDGDGEEVMVTVNLTYSQEGEEVVDPKEGGDYMVYAEIDDKNFEGSNEAEFIISSKMTADISVEITSVVYNGSAQAVVYSVADESENAIDTSAGTVTVTYNDAEEVPSDAGIYQVKITYEDDTYYGFTSFDFEITKQEVTITKDLDSFVYNEAVQLPTYTLSMDALNVMEELTSGNGTDAGDHQLKVMINEVNYQGELIIEYTIEKAPISVALSDLSYVYDASEKSATVVLGKEGLMVDVMYNDVADLPMNAGEYAVKAMINETNYQGEAEATLTIEKAEATVEAVDLAVDFDGQPKTLLGTPSIEGLSVVSTYNGSTEAPTIGGEYAVVTSIDDQNYQGSATATLTINKIEAALSFTTLEGKYDGTMQYAEAAGEVEFESITYSYMVGEEEAEPINVGEYTVVATINDPSYFGSLEGTFVINKGTTTITFSDLEHQFDFEEKEATITTSEEVDDIFVTYNGSTSLPTLPGEYVVAVAVIDDNYEGFALDTLVIFEEVSEPTAIDDTTFGVSVYPNPSNGQFTVSLNDVNEAELSVINLSGVAVYTSHVVQQSVVDLQNVVSGVYIVKLVSGDQVSTSKIYIK; encoded by the coding sequence ATGAAATTTTTTTTACTAAACTTATTGACAATCACATTCCTCTTCAGTTTCACTCAGGCTTCTTTAGCTGAAGATGTAACAGGAGATGTGATCTATGTTGATGCCACAAGTGGTAACGACAGTAATGACGGAACAGAGTTAAGCCCATTAAAATCGCTTACAAAAGCATTAAGTACGGATCACTTACAACAGAAAGTGGCCACTATTATTTATGTGAAAGGTACTTTTACAGAGGATAAGAATATTACGCTTAAAGGGTCTAATAATTCTACTTCTAGATATGATGTTACCATCAAAAGTTGGGGAGATGAACAAGCCGTATTCCAAGGTGATAAAGCATACGGTGCTAGATTTATGAAAATCCAAGTGACAGATATGGTTTTCGAAAATGTTACCATTAGAGACTTTGGAAATGCTGATAATGGAGGAGCCTTATTTATTGATTGGAGTGCCAACGTAGAAATTAGATCTTGTAATATTATTGGTAATAAAGCGCTCTACAATGCGTCAAAAAAAGTAGGTGGTGGAGCCATTCATACTGCAGGTTTCCTAAAAGTATATGATTCTTATTTTGCAGAAAACTTTTCAGAAGATAAAGGAGCGGCAATTAGTGTGGCTTTAAAGGATCTGACAATGGAAAATACATTGATCTATAATAACTCTACGAATGCGGGTGGAACTGAATATGGTGGAGCAATTATGGTTGCTGCTAATGATAAAAATGATGCAAACCTAAAGATGAATAACACTACTATTGTAGGTAATTATTCAAATTTTGCAGCAGGTGGTGCAGCAGGTATCATTTTATTAGACCATAAGAAAGGACCAAAGGTAAATATCCTTGAGTTTAGAAATAACTTACTTTACAATTATGTAGACGGGAAAAGCCAAAATTGGTCAGTCGATTTATTTGCAAAGCAAGCCCGTATTATTGAAGAAGCTCAAAATTTAGAATACAACGTTCTTAATGTAAAAAATGCAACTGTTGAGTTCGGTGAGAATTCAACAAACCAGGTCATCTCAAATATCTTTGATGAGGAGGACCCTGAGCTAATAGTGAAGAATGTAAAAGAACAAATGAAAGTGGGTACCAGCTTAGCAGTGGATGAGAATGGAGCATTTGTCTTACCTAAGAATGATAAAGGTGTATACTATTTACCCATCTACTTTGGTAGTGTAGCGATTGACAATGGATACAATACAGGTACGAATGATATTGTAGGAAACGCAGCGATTGGAGGTGGAAAAGATGTTGGTCAGTATGAATTTTCAGGTTCACCAGCAACTATTAAATTAACATCTGCTAGTGAAATTGAGTATACAGGAGAAGCTATCAATACACCTACTTTCTCTATCGAAGATGAAGGTGGAAACGATATTTCAGGAGAAGTAACTTTAACAGTAACTTATAATGATGGCACTGATTTACCTTTAATGCCAGGAGTTTATACTGTAAAAGCAACATTGGATGTGTTAGAATCAGGTTTTAACGCCGAATTAGTAACTGAGATTACAGTAACAAAACAATCAGCAGCAATTACATTAACTACAGAAGACTTATCAGCTACTTATGATGGTACTGAAAAAACTGTGGGCGTAACATCGGATTATAACTATACGATTACGTACCAAGAAGGTGAAGAAGATCCAACAACCACTGCTCCTGTAAATGCTGGCGAGTATACAGTTGTAGCAAGCATTGACGAAACTTTATACCGAGGTGAAGCAACTGCTACTTTAACCATTGATAAAGCTACGGTTACGCTTTCAGAAACAAGTGCAACAGCTACTTATAATGCTATGGCTCAAAGTTATGGTTTCAAAATTACAGGTGCAGCAGATGAAGATCTAACTGATGTTGTAAATGCAGACGTTACTTACGATTCAGAAACTGAAGTTCCATTTGATGCCAACGCTTATGCAGTGGTAGTGACCGTAAATGATATGAACTACAAGAGTGATGCTACTTTAGAGGGTACTTTTACAATCGAGAAAGCAGATGTTGAGTTTACTGTTGGTGAAGATAAGTCGTTTGTTTATAACGGTGAAAAACAAACTCCAGAGATTACAGTGACACCAGAAGTAGATTTCGATGTGGAAATTTCTGGAGAAGATAACACTTTAGGTATTGATGTCGCTGAATATACTGCCACAGCAACAATTACAGACCCTAACTATGAAGGTAGTGTAGCGGTTGATTATGAAATAACAAAGGCTACAGCAACAATTCAATTATTTGACTTGGTACATCTGAATGATGGAAATGTAAAAGCGGCATCTTATAAAGTACTTGATGGTGATGGTGAGGAAGTGATGGTTACTGTAAACTTAACTTATTCACAAGAAGGCGAAGAAGTAGTAGATCCTAAAGAAGGTGGTGACTATATGGTATATGCTGAAATTGATGATAAAAACTTTGAAGGTAGTAACGAAGCAGAGTTTATCATTTCAAGCAAAATGACTGCTGATATTTCTGTTGAAATTACATCGGTAGTATACAATGGCTCAGCTCAAGCAGTAGTATATTCAGTAGCTGATGAAAGTGAAAATGCAATCGATACCTCTGCGGGTACAGTTACTGTTACTTACAATGATGCAGAAGAGGTGCCATCAGATGCAGGTATATACCAAGTGAAAATTACTTATGAGGATGATACTTACTATGGATTCACTTCATTTGATTTTGAAATTACAAAGCAGGAAGTGACAATTACAAAGGACTTGGATAGCTTCGTGTATAATGAAGCAGTTCAATTACCAACTTATACTTTGTCAATGGATGCATTGAATGTGATGGAAGAATTAACAAGCGGTAATGGTACAGATGCAGGTGATCACCAATTAAAGGTAATGATCAATGAAGTGAACTACCAAGGTGAGTTAATCATTGAATATACAATTGAAAAAGCACCAATTTCAGTGGCGTTATCAGATCTATCTTATGTTTATGATGCTTCAGAAAAAAGTGCAACTGTGGTACTTGGAAAAGAAGGTTTAATGGTAGATGTGATGTATAATGATGTAGCTGATTTACCAATGAATGCTGGAGAATATGCAGTGAAAGCCATGATCAATGAAACCAATTATCAAGGTGAAGCGGAGGCAACATTAACTATTGAAAAAGCAGAAGCAACAGTAGAAGCTGTTGACCTTGCAGTAGATTTTGATGGTCAACCAAAGACTCTATTAGGTACACCAAGTATTGAAGGTCTATCGGTAGTAAGTACTTATAATGGGTCAACAGAAGCACCAACAATTGGTGGAGAGTATGCAGTTGTTACCTCAATTGATGATCAAAACTATCAAGGATCAGCTACTGCAACATTGACAATCAATAAAATTGAAGCAGCATTATCGTTTACTACTTTAGAAGGTAAATACGATGGAACAATGCAATATGCAGAAGCAGCAGGAGAAGTGGAGTTCGAAAGTATTACATACAGCTACATGGTTGGTGAAGAAGAAGCAGAACCAATTAATGTTGGAGAATATACTGTAGTAGCTACTATCAATGACCCTTCTTACTTTGGTAGCCTTGAAGGTACGTTTGTAATCAACAAAGGCACAACAACAATCACTTTCTCGGATTTAGAACATCAGTTTGATTTCGAAGAGAAAGAAGCAACAATTACTACATCAGAAGAAGTAGATGACATCTTTGTGACTTATAATGGTTCAACGTCTCTTCCTACTCTGCCAGGAGAATATGTAGTTGCCGTAGCAGTTATCGATGATAACTATGAAGGTTTTGCTTTAGATACATTAGTGATTTTTGAAGAAGTGTCTGAGCCAACAGCGATTGATGATACAACATTTGGAGTATCAGTATATCCAAACCCTAGTAATGGACAATTCACAGTATCACTAAATGATGTCAACGAAGCTGAACTTTCAGTAATTAACTTATCGGGTGTAGCAGTTTACACATCACATGTTGTACAACAATCTGTAGTAGATTTACAAAATGTGGTATCAGGTGTATACATTGTGAAGCTGGTAAGTGGTGATCAAGTATCGACATCAAAAATCTATATCAAATAG
- a CDS encoding alpha-L-fucosidase gives MNILKPILIFLLLVVTSKGYSQKKEKKTTNEQKEIADLAMKMEGGHNSGDLPWRLTLSNPLEMTENAQWFNNAGLGLFIHWGTAAGYYGSPWVMRRPKEKGSDQPMASYQEYYEKSIQRFTAENYDPSLWMNAAKKAGFKYVVLTAKHHDGYTLWPSKHTDLGVQKNLEGRDLLQPFVKAVKNEGLKLGFYFSGADWHLDKEYMSLMKYKGKVLNWKGEYVSEASIPPLPVKILKQKKKIAFELMKAYTPDIWWWDSGLPVNFKETALAYNPDMLFNNRGNVYHPDFEKGPYPGAHFVTPENFHMVKWEHMKKLKANGVKWEVCMSLNKGYGWFYEGKSNKSESIRNMGDILFAIARVRCWGGNVLLNIKPRPDGSLPDENYVMFSKMERWMKHSSQSIYEVEGTHFPEQSNVPITTSLDKKVWYVHARPGESKWQKGPFYEGCSPNQPIAIQNVPKVLSVTLLRTGAKVKYQYNDRELIIDNPPANKDGLHEVIKVVIDPKSVE, from the coding sequence ATGAATATCTTGAAACCAATACTAATTTTTCTGCTACTTGTAGTAACAAGTAAAGGATATAGCCAGAAAAAAGAGAAAAAGACTACCAACGAGCAAAAGGAAATTGCTGACCTAGCCATGAAAATGGAAGGCGGACATAATTCTGGAGACTTACCATGGCGTCTAACATTGAGTAATCCTCTTGAAATGACTGAAAATGCCCAATGGTTTAATAATGCGGGCTTAGGACTTTTTATTCACTGGGGAACCGCTGCGGGCTATTATGGATCTCCATGGGTCATGCGAAGACCTAAAGAAAAAGGGAGTGACCAACCTATGGCATCTTACCAAGAGTATTATGAAAAATCTATCCAAAGGTTTACTGCTGAGAATTACGATCCTTCGCTTTGGATGAATGCTGCAAAAAAGGCAGGTTTTAAATATGTAGTACTTACTGCAAAACATCACGACGGATATACCCTTTGGCCAAGTAAACATACAGACCTTGGTGTTCAAAAGAATTTAGAAGGAAGAGATTTGCTTCAACCATTTGTAAAGGCAGTAAAGAACGAAGGTTTGAAATTAGGCTTCTATTTCTCTGGAGCAGATTGGCACTTGGACAAAGAATATATGTCCTTGATGAAATATAAAGGAAAAGTACTGAACTGGAAGGGTGAATATGTATCAGAAGCTTCGATTCCACCACTTCCGGTGAAAATTCTAAAACAGAAGAAAAAAATTGCTTTTGAATTGATGAAAGCATACACTCCTGATATTTGGTGGTGGGATTCGGGTTTACCCGTTAATTTTAAAGAAACAGCCTTGGCGTATAACCCAGATATGTTATTCAATAATCGAGGAAATGTCTATCATCCAGATTTTGAAAAAGGCCCTTACCCTGGAGCTCATTTTGTTACACCTGAGAACTTTCATATGGTGAAGTGGGAGCATATGAAAAAGCTTAAAGCAAATGGTGTAAAGTGGGAAGTATGTATGAGTTTGAATAAAGGATATGGTTGGTTTTATGAAGGGAAATCCAACAAAAGTGAGTCAATTCGAAATATGGGAGATATACTCTTTGCGATTGCTAGAGTGAGATGTTGGGGAGGAAATGTTCTATTAAACATCAAACCAAGGCCTGATGGCTCGTTGCCAGATGAGAACTATGTGATGTTTAGTAAAATGGAAAGGTGGATGAAACATAGTAGTCAGTCGATTTATGAAGTTGAAGGAACTCATTTTCCAGAACAATCAAATGTACCTATCACTACTTCTTTGGACAAAAAGGTTTGGTATGTTCATGCAAGACCTGGTGAATCGAAATGGCAGAAGGGGCCTTTTTATGAAGGTTGTTCACCAAATCAACCAATAGCCATTCAAAATGTACCTAAAGTCTTGTCTGTAACATTATTGAGAACAGGAGCAAAAGTAAAGTACCAATACAACGATAGGGAATTAATTATTGATAACCCACCAGCAAATAAAGATGGGTTACATGAAGTGATCAAAGTCGTTATTGACCCCAAAAGTGTTGAATAG
- a CDS encoding sulfatase yields MNFRLNLLLTFLLGWTLLAVGQDKHKKPNFVIILADDLGYADVGFNGSKQIHTPNIDALANSGIQFTQGYVSAPVCGPSRAGLITGRNQVNFGFDNNPIVDLPQFDENYIGVPVEEVTIADRLADLGYVNGLIGKWHLGEADHFHPTKRGFHEFWGYRGGGHNYFANRPNGTPYPYRIESNYKQPQPISYITDDKGDECLDFIKRHKDEPFFLFASFNAPHAPMQATEEDMALYSEIKDKKRRTYAAMIHRLDINVGRIIQELKDQGLYENTVVVFLSDNGGPCNHNASINAPLNGQKGILLEGGIRVPFVISYPKHLKKGQYDLPITSLDLTPTFVALAGGKTTKEDQLDGVDIYPYLTKVKKGNPHETMMWRFTISAGIRKGNWKLIRLPDRLPMLYNLDKDPSEQNDVADQHREMVIEMLKQLGDWDVSCPQILYMEGDRWRREQVDLYDTEYQLKQPKALSKKL; encoded by the coding sequence ATGAACTTCAGACTGAATTTATTACTTACATTCCTCTTAGGGTGGACATTGTTAGCTGTTGGCCAAGATAAACATAAGAAACCAAACTTTGTGATTATACTTGCTGATGATTTGGGTTATGCAGATGTTGGGTTTAATGGAAGTAAACAAATACATACACCCAATATTGATGCTTTAGCAAACAGTGGAATTCAGTTTACGCAAGGGTATGTTTCAGCACCCGTTTGTGGCCCATCAAGAGCCGGATTAATAACAGGTAGAAATCAAGTGAATTTTGGTTTCGATAATAATCCTATTGTTGATTTACCACAATTTGATGAGAATTATATTGGTGTGCCAGTGGAGGAGGTAACGATTGCAGATAGACTTGCAGACTTAGGTTATGTAAATGGTCTGATAGGAAAATGGCATTTAGGTGAAGCAGATCATTTTCATCCAACAAAGAGAGGTTTTCATGAATTTTGGGGATATAGAGGTGGAGGTCATAACTATTTTGCCAATAGACCGAATGGAACTCCTTATCCTTACCGTATCGAATCTAACTATAAACAACCACAGCCTATCTCTTACATTACAGATGATAAAGGAGATGAATGTTTAGACTTTATAAAAAGACATAAAGATGAACCATTTTTCTTATTTGCTTCATTTAATGCACCTCATGCACCAATGCAAGCAACAGAAGAGGATATGGCATTGTATTCTGAAATAAAAGACAAGAAAAGAAGAACATATGCTGCGATGATTCACCGACTAGATATTAATGTTGGTAGAATAATTCAAGAGTTAAAAGATCAGGGACTATATGAAAATACAGTTGTTGTTTTCTTGAGTGATAACGGTGGTCCATGTAATCATAATGCGTCTATAAATGCCCCATTGAATGGACAAAAAGGGATCCTTTTAGAAGGTGGGATTAGAGTTCCTTTTGTGATTTCATATCCAAAACATTTAAAAAAGGGACAATACGATTTACCAATAACATCATTAGATCTAACACCCACTTTTGTAGCATTAGCGGGAGGAAAAACAACGAAGGAAGATCAATTGGATGGAGTGGATATTTATCCTTACCTCACAAAAGTAAAAAAGGGCAACCCACATGAAACAATGATGTGGAGGTTTACGATCAGTGCTGGTATTCGAAAAGGAAATTGGAAACTAATTCGACTACCAGATCGATTACCGATGTTGTATAATTTGGATAAAGATCCATCTGAGCAAAATGACGTAGCAGACCAACACCGAGAAATGGTAATAGAAATGCTAAAGCAATTAGGGGATTGGGATGTTTCTTGTCCTCAGATATTATATATGGAAGGAGATCGATGGAGAAGAGAGCAAGTTGATTTATATGATACTGAATATCAATTAAAGCAACCAAAAGCCTTGTCAAAGAAATTATAG
- a CDS encoding T9SS type A sorting domain-containing protein, with protein sequence MQKVLLLFFAFLPSWVFAEYDQSLEAEKALFSSGAVLTTNVNASGGEFMKIEPDEWITFDINDITESGTYALQVFKFNGGSSQQVEIKSNDNDFQEYNLNPSNWAYVGPAVATLLEIELKEGDNTITFKAVSGHTILLDRIRIYQESESSIPKSYYFSAEGDDANEGTMASPWKTLAKASQIAQDINTGGLLKPGDQLLFKRGDTFEGNLILKCSGTALAPITISSYGEGELPVISGSGNIDGGDYFEAMKLINTSFLDISHLWIKNDRKNMSRFSWGHEKSFGILVVANNWGVGVAEGLTFHDLKFSDIFGDSLPEDFDALNVTGLRFESDSNKVDKEITIRDVLIEDCFFTNIGKAGVWSIHKGKTTEEDSVNRSINFVIRNNEFQKTGGSGVILSKVHNALVENNLFDHTGYSTEEEPRLVGRGSGMWVFSSNNIIAQYNESYSVRGPNDSYGLHIDFGNKNILYQYNYTEDCEGGFVEILGDNTNVAYRFNVSVNDGFRDFHGNTLWTSGFVGTTTVDGIKVQREHIPSDSVYIYNNTVYIDKPYTPDITMYSKNTYVYNNIFVHEGEGRIGDIIELEMEEDFIVSNNLFFGNVNEDFSKLDTKALMKDPLFKDKGKSQKENYQILEKSPVINAGQSFPEPSFYVIGKGIFKDVTPFPQQDIFGNSLTVSTQIPNIGADNNFNTNTIVETPDYNVSFGDHFTELSVGDVITLDLIIDHEKLALEDFEFIVDDENIATITNNILIAKAEGEVTVTAINTSFNIEASITFSITENNQVTSTNSHATQVMVYPNPATGQLSINTRNWDGPKQVTMTNLLGVNYLITEINQVDVINVSSLPRGIYVLQIKGFNDEIYRSKITLK encoded by the coding sequence ATGCAAAAAGTACTACTACTCTTTTTTGCTTTTTTACCTTCATGGGTATTTGCAGAATATGATCAATCTTTGGAAGCTGAAAAAGCTTTGTTTTCATCTGGTGCAGTTTTGACCACTAACGTTAATGCTTCGGGTGGGGAATTTATGAAAATAGAACCTGATGAATGGATCACTTTTGATATTAATGATATTACCGAAAGCGGTACCTACGCATTGCAGGTCTTTAAATTTAATGGTGGTTCTTCACAGCAAGTAGAAATAAAATCAAATGATAATGATTTTCAAGAATATAACTTGAATCCATCAAATTGGGCATATGTTGGTCCCGCTGTTGCTACACTATTAGAAATCGAACTTAAAGAAGGTGACAATACGATTACTTTTAAAGCAGTTTCAGGTCATACGATTTTGTTAGATAGAATTAGAATCTATCAGGAAAGTGAAAGCTCAATTCCCAAAAGTTATTATTTCAGTGCCGAGGGCGATGATGCAAATGAAGGAACAATGGCATCTCCTTGGAAAACGTTGGCAAAAGCATCACAAATAGCTCAAGACATTAATACAGGCGGATTATTAAAACCCGGAGATCAATTGTTATTTAAAAGAGGTGACACATTTGAAGGAAACTTGATTCTAAAATGTAGCGGAACTGCTTTAGCACCAATAACAATTTCTAGTTATGGTGAAGGTGAATTACCAGTGATTTCAGGTTCTGGAAATATTGACGGAGGAGATTATTTTGAAGCAATGAAGTTGATCAATACTTCTTTTCTAGATATTTCTCACTTATGGATAAAGAACGATAGAAAAAACATGAGTAGATTTTCTTGGGGACATGAAAAGAGCTTTGGAATTCTTGTGGTAGCCAATAATTGGGGAGTGGGGGTTGCTGAAGGTCTAACCTTTCATGATCTAAAATTCTCAGATATTTTTGGAGATTCTTTACCTGAGGACTTTGATGCATTAAACGTAACTGGACTTCGTTTTGAATCGGATAGTAATAAGGTAGATAAGGAAATAACCATTAGAGATGTTTTAATTGAAGATTGTTTCTTTACAAACATAGGAAAAGCAGGAGTATGGTCTATCCACAAAGGAAAAACAACCGAAGAAGATAGCGTTAACAGGTCGATTAATTTTGTGATCAGAAATAATGAATTTCAGAAAACTGGAGGCTCTGGAGTTATTCTATCTAAGGTCCATAATGCATTGGTAGAAAATAACCTTTTCGACCATACGGGGTATAGCACTGAAGAGGAACCAAGATTGGTAGGTAGAGGAAGTGGAATGTGGGTGTTTTCTTCGAATAATATTATTGCTCAATACAATGAATCATACAGTGTAAGAGGTCCAAATGATTCTTATGGTTTACATATTGATTTTGGGAATAAAAATATCTTATATCAATACAATTATACAGAAGATTGTGAAGGTGGTTTTGTGGAAATACTAGGAGACAATACCAATGTAGCTTATCGTTTTAATGTTAGTGTGAATGATGGTTTTAGAGATTTTCATGGAAATACACTATGGACTTCCGGTTTTGTGGGCACAACAACTGTAGATGGAATCAAAGTTCAGAGAGAACACATCCCATCAGATAGTGTATATATTTATAATAATACAGTATACATCGATAAGCCTTATACTCCAGATATCACAATGTATAGTAAAAATACATATGTGTACAATAATATTTTTGTTCATGAAGGAGAGGGAAGAATAGGAGATATTATCGAATTAGAAATGGAAGAGGATTTTATAGTTTCCAATAATTTATTCTTTGGTAATGTAAATGAGGACTTCTCTAAATTAGATACAAAAGCATTGATGAAAGATCCTTTATTTAAAGATAAAGGGAAAAGTCAGAAAGAAAATTATCAAATTTTAGAAAAGAGTCCAGTAATCAATGCAGGCCAATCATTTCCTGAACCTTCTTTCTATGTTATAGGGAAAGGTATTTTTAAAGATGTGACACCATTCCCACAGCAGGATATTTTTGGTAACTCGTTAACAGTATCTACTCAAATCCCCAATATTGGAGCAGACAATAACTTCAATACGAATACAATTGTTGAAACACCAGATTATAACGTTTCATTTGGTGATCACTTTACGGAATTGTCTGTTGGAGATGTGATTACTTTAGATCTTATTATCGATCATGAAAAATTAGCGTTAGAAGATTTCGAATTTATTGTTGATGACGAGAATATAGCAACTATCACAAATAACATTCTGATTGCAAAGGCAGAGGGAGAAGTGACGGTAACTGCAATCAATACTTCTTTTAATATTGAGGCATCCATCACATTTTCAATTACAGAAAATAATCAAGTTACATCTACAAACTCTCATGCAACTCAGGTAATGGTTTATCCAAATCCAGCAACAGGTCAATTATCGATTAATACTAGAAATTGGGATGGACCTAAACAGGTGACCATGACCAATCTATTGGGAGTGAATTACCTAATAACAGAGATAAATCAGGTAGATGTCATTAATGTAAGTAGTCTTCCTAGAGGTATTTATGTGCTACAAATTAAGGGATTTAATGATGAGATTTATCGCTCTAAAATAACATTAAAATAA